The genomic region CTCTTTATATTGGAATGGAAATTACTCTCAGTTAGGTGGACAGAGGGACCATTTCCAGAATACATTACTTCCTGCTGTTTCTCATTGGGAAACAAAAGTAAAAGAGTATTCTGATTTTTATGAAAATTGGAAAGAAAATCGAGAAAACTTAATCGCAGATGCAAAGACAAAACTTGATACCAATCGAATGGAATTGGAACGATCTAAGGAAGATTGGTTGTCGCGTCTCGAGGAAGAAAAACGAAACGGACTTAATTCGTGGACAGAATTATATAAAAATGGTGAGCTAGCCGAGAGTCCTTCCCCCGCCATTTCATCTTGGTCTCCTTCCAGTAAGTGGGTTCCGTTTCAAGATGCCAAACTTTTGGAATTTAAAAACTCAAGTATTTTCGATGGGTCAACAGAAAATATAACGATTGGTAATAGCAATCTTTTGCAGGATCTACAGCGAAGTATAGTTGGTGTAGGTCAATATGCATCTGTCCTTCAAATGAACAATGATTTAGAGGAATTAAAACTATCAGAACAGAAGAAACTGATTAACCAAATGGCTTATGAAATTCGTTGGGATTCTTTAGGTGGAAGAGAACTTTCCAAAGAGGAGAAAATTTTACTCGGAAGTTATGATGTAACGCAACTTTCAAAAGAAGAACAATCAAGATTCGGATCGTGTTATGAAAATCCAGAGCAGAGTCTCTGTCAGTCTTTACTCAAAAGAGAATATGAAACTGTCATCGATACAAGGAATGGGGTTCTAACTTTAAAAAAAGAAATTCATAATGGTTTACTTGCAGGTAAAAATGCAGATGGGCAGTACAATGCTGGCAAAATGGAAGAAGTCCGCCATGTTCAGTTAAGTTCGATAGGAAAAATACAATTAACCAAAACTAATGATTTTTTTAATATTTGGAATGAAGAAGATTGGGAATCGTTATACCAAAAAAAATCAGAAATCACAGAATCTTTTTTAACTCATTCTCTGCAAAATGATAAAAAATTTATCAACTCGAATTTGATATCGATCCAAGAGAAAGACAATCGAAATCAGGCATTGTATTTAGAAAGAAAGGAATCGCAGGAAAGTGCAGATTCCATTTTTCAAGAATTGGCAGTCGCATATTTCACGGGAGGTGCCGCAGGAGTTAAAGCTTCATTAAAAGGAAAATTAGAATCAACAATTAACAGTGAGATGGCGAAAGCTTGGGTTAAAGCAACAGGTGGCAGTGAGTCAGATATACAAACAGCTTCCATGATGGTGGATTTTATGCGAGGTAGAATGTCTGCTAAAAAGATTCAGTCGCGTGATCAATATATTTCAATTAAAAATCCAATCCAGGCATATGAATCGATCACTGCAAAAGCATTGTCGGCTGGCCAAAAAATTATGGACTATGGGGCATTCGGTATGTCGAACGTTGCCGTTAATTTGATGCAGGCACCTGCATTGGCTTTGTATAAAACTTTAGCAGGAGAGAAACAATATAATAAGACTAATAATCAAATTGCAGGGACTGGAAAACGTTTAGAAGAGATTAAAGAAAATGAACAGATGTTAGTTCAGAATGGAATTTCTGTAGCAGTGTCGCAGGCTACTGGTTTACCAATCGAAGAGGTTTCTAAGATGTTAGGCGATAAGATGAATCAGATCAAAGCAGAAAAAGCAAACAAAGCAATGGCCAAAAATCCTATCTTTGATTTTAGTTCTGTGTTATTGGGTTCAACTGGTGGTATTATAAAAACGGCGGTCGTCGCCTTTGGAATGCCAGAGGATGAAATTCAATCCATATTGAAAGACGCAAATCGCATCAGCAATGCAGGAAATTTATCTCAAAATTCATCTGAGGATGCTTACTTAGGTTATACGTTTCAAGCTCTAGGTATGAAAGCAGACTGGACTCAACATAAAAGTAATTATTTAGACTATAGTGATTCAAAAGCCGTAGTAGAAGACCTTGGAAAAAAAGCTATTTCCAAAGAATTGTCAAAATCTTGGGGAATGGATGAGTCCGCCATTAACCAGATCGTTGATTCTACTTACTCTACTTACCAAAAACAAAAAGCGGATAAGAAAGCTCGGGCAAAAGCTGTGAGACAAACAGCTGTGAATGCTGTTTCCATAGCCATTACGTTAGGTGCAAGTGGTGCTTTGGCTGGAGTTAATTCTGTTCTTTCAAGTATAGGAAAGGTGGCTAGTAGCATAACAAATGGAATATTACCAGCGACGGCTCAAGTTGGAGAAGCGGTAGCAACCACTTTTGTACAAACTATAGCAGGAAGCCATGAGGGTCCTAAAGGAGCAATTGCCGGTTTAGCCAATGGAGTGTTAGGTGGAATTACCCAAGGTATGGGAAAAATCCAATCTGGTTTTTTTAAGGGAATGGTTCCAGGACTTGGTGTAAGTTATTCTGAACAGAATGGTTGGGGAGGTTCTCTTGGGATTGGAAACAATCTGAATAATATCACTGTTAGTTTTTCCGAGAAGGGAGATACGACCTTACAAGCTTCTAAGTCCTTGGCTGGTGGTGTGCAAATCGCTGCCGATTTTACTACGAATGGGGCTTCCAATGTTGGATTTAATTATAATCCCACAGGGAAAGGTCCAAGAAAGGATGCGAACTTTTCCCTTATGTATGACTTAAATGGAGGTGGTTTGAGTGGAAGCATTGGTTATACAGATCCAAATTCAAAACTGGGATTAACTACCTCTATTGATAAAGATGAAGTATCCGCCTCATCAGAGTTACAAGGAGTGACTTTGGGAAGAAATACAAAGAATGGATTTGAAATGCAGGAAATGAATTTTGCCGAACAGAATATCAATGCAGCTCAAGATGAAAGTGAAATTGGAGCGGGAGATAACTCCTCTGAAGGTAAGGAAACTCCTGAACAAGAAGGAGATTTTTTTCGTGATTTCTCTGCTGCGGGATTCGCACTTGCTGGTTTGTTAGCGGGTGGTGCAGTAGCTGCCGCCAAACTTTTTTCAGGTACTTCTGGCTCCAATTCGCAAGGAGCGGAAGCAGGTGCTGGAGAGACTTTAGTATTAGAAAAGGATCGTCGGAAGGAAGAAGAGGGGGAAGAAAATCAAACAACGGATCGATCGAATGATCACTTAGATTATGATTTGGCAAATTCTGTCTTAATTGATTCGATGAATCCAGACATTTCTGATCAGTCAGGAGTTGGTGGAGTTGATATTCCGGCTTTTGAGATTAATAGTCAGAATGATACATTGGCAGATGAGTTCCAGAAGGATGTAGAGGCAGGTGCAGCCAATAGAA from Leptospira bandrabouensis harbors:
- a CDS encoding TIGR04388 family protein, whose translation is MFSQFSFSRNIVTFIKYIFLSTLFTFEVYSQSLSETWNPPIYQPSEYSEFYGGVYFSNSLEEWDYKVEEVLFQSISQWKETAEIMVEQMLALEDGSDAFIANEGYLDERRKSLFSEVTVLYSAWERELMDDYFDNRNSFLHKLETGKVDSLYFQRIGQVSMYEEFTKEELKINENRNRILESAKEWEFQWNQTRQEGLDSFSNSFTELESDYQAYIQSLAETEIRFSDNLTAINSYKETIKTALREMVSQLQLGLDSECSVNTGCQYKNFDGSFNEAGKLFSKFIGDLALELNGPNIDPDSIFTLISTKIRDFLSNESNKAFSEYLRYHDQIYTYQTGFQINLDQTKAKFDLGGAQWNLRNQSFWQLSSDKRYENWLAGGSGEIGNFGRVYDSELRAIFQSIHNSNYQSLASIINGRLGEGRSVQSILSANLYTDVYNYINNEKLGDFYIPFDRAYHTSGNLLLDGKDKYGLWLAERYLSVGTPKRLDLQMGAIGYSVLYEMYDDNSYQTSLYWNGNYSQLGGQRDHFQNTLLPAVSHWETKVKEYSDFYENWKENRENLIADAKTKLDTNRMELERSKEDWLSRLEEEKRNGLNSWTELYKNGELAESPSPAISSWSPSSKWVPFQDAKLLEFKNSSIFDGSTENITIGNSNLLQDLQRSIVGVGQYASVLQMNNDLEELKLSEQKKLINQMAYEIRWDSLGGRELSKEEKILLGSYDVTQLSKEEQSRFGSCYENPEQSLCQSLLKREYETVIDTRNGVLTLKKEIHNGLLAGKNADGQYNAGKMEEVRHVQLSSIGKIQLTKTNDFFNIWNEEDWESLYQKKSEITESFLTHSLQNDKKFINSNLISIQEKDNRNQALYLERKESQESADSIFQELAVAYFTGGAAGVKASLKGKLESTINSEMAKAWVKATGGSESDIQTASMMVDFMRGRMSAKKIQSRDQYISIKNPIQAYESITAKALSAGQKIMDYGAFGMSNVAVNLMQAPALALYKTLAGEKQYNKTNNQIAGTGKRLEEIKENEQMLVQNGISVAVSQATGLPIEEVSKMLGDKMNQIKAEKANKAMAKNPIFDFSSVLLGSTGGIIKTAVVAFGMPEDEIQSILKDANRISNAGNLSQNSSEDAYLGYTFQALGMKADWTQHKSNYLDYSDSKAVVEDLGKKAISKELSKSWGMDESAINQIVDSTYSTYQKQKADKKARAKAVRQTAVNAVSIAITLGASGALAGVNSVLSSIGKVASSITNGILPATAQVGEAVATTFVQTIAGSHEGPKGAIAGLANGVLGGITQGMGKIQSGFFKGMVPGLGVSYSEQNGWGGSLGIGNNLNNITVSFSEKGDTTLQASKSLAGGVQIAADFTTNGASNVGFNYNPTGKGPRKDANFSLMYDLNGGGLSGSIGYTDPNSKLGLTTSIDKDEVSASSELQGVTLGRNTKNGFEMQEMNFAEQNINAAQDESEIGAGDNSSEGKETPEQEGDFFRDFSAAGFALAGLLAGGAVAAAKLFSGTSGSNSQGAEAGAGETLVLEKDRRKEEEGEENQTTDRSNDHLDYDLANSVLIDSMNPDISDQSGVGGVDIPAFEINSQNDTLADEFQKDVEAGAANRSLVYDSATDKYVSETGKLYTADEVAALHQADVLAGIQYKTADGMQLGIVSSINSFFGNETALSSHVQNSDTNHREKNKFGEVVFTRDQVDSFNKTDKINIYGSEFFKQNINGTDYFVRVKNGELQALILREDGRIMETSFQINRTIFGTNYSNGKIKLFDAVGKEITSSNSGQYNPNISAAQALANFDKIEAIKNSILDNFPKDTRLNSEKKLLELRLLGADTTDLENLLTKKRGKDIPLSGAALVEFEEYKRIREKKPLWDEPAGGYKTSTEALSSVNVTQDKTKETNADYFQRLGNEIREASKVVDLSDQNKLNEHLASVAKMLGSNLDGKMTYAQVGADGEISSVNTVGSDGFREIIATDCIRWIGGVFSAAGYTGLGSFANLNTNTYLLSDDVNRMNNLISKKQAHGNGVEYLRQASNLLERTSPIISSDVENATKGDGFKVPDLEVGQIGITRKMKDGAMKSDHVYMIVDKRYNEETSQFEYEISESYLTHGPATRWISHPDSSYLKRSEFYIVKPPDQ